The following DNA comes from Pomacea canaliculata isolate SZHN2017 linkage group LG10, ASM307304v1, whole genome shotgun sequence.
tctctaATTGCTTCTCACTGTCACTCGAACGTTAGGATGCCTTCAAAAACATTTGTATAACAGTTCATCTAAAGTCATACTAAAGTCATATTTAATGTGTACTTACGTTCGTAAACAAGGTAAGAAGTATGAACAACGACACGATCTTGTAGGACGAGAGAACGAGAAACTGAAGGTGAGTAGCATACGCAACGGCCGCGGTGTGGCTCAGGCGTGAAACGTCTGCgactttgttataaatgtaaatacatatttGTGACTTCGTTACTATCACTTACACGCTCACACACTTTGCtacttgcttgcttgcttggttGTTGACTAATTCCACGTCTGATTTTGCTGGTAAATGGGCTTCCATTAttaaacttgattttttttttcttggtttgaAGTTTCTATGTTTTTACGCTGCCACGtttccatacatttttttaaaacattgatcagggaatttgttatttgttacgcattttttaaagaaaacattggaCATCCATGACTGAAGAAATGATGTAAATGTAAACactgtaaaaaatattctaCAATAAAAGCACAGTATTGACAGTGATGCCAGCTACTTGCTTTCGGCTGTTTTGTGCAAAATcgtaaaaaagaaatgatataaaagCTCAAAAAATATGGTTTACGTGTGAGTGTGCTGCTTCATCTCTAATATTGAAGTTTTGCTCAGTCGTGTTGTATTATTTCCTGTCCTTGTAAACGAGAGATGTAAGCGGTAAGATTCCCTCGAGCATGTACGACTAAGAGATGGATTGTGTTGCTTTTAACTAGTGAACGTGATATAATGATAATACTAAAGGTGATATAATGTTGACTGCTGAGAATGTTGATAAGTTGCAAAGAACAGTTTTGGCGTGTCCTTATATCGTTACCTCTGCATCACACATCCGAGCACCATtcataagaaaagaaagctaaaaagagaaaatggaagcaagtaaaagaaagacattagaaaaaaaaagaaataaagcatttaagttctaagctctctctctctctatctgtctctctctctctctctctccttattaTATACTTCTAAATACAGCATTTGAATTCTTAGACAAAACGtcaaacatttaataaagaatGGAATGTGAACCTTTGTAAATACAAGAGATTTCGTTTTATCACAGACGTAGATTGTGTAAGAAAATTGGAGAGTGAGAGAATAATACCAGACGAGTGGAACAGATACAAATtccacaaacgcacacacacgcagtaATGTTAAAGGAAGTCGTGAAAGGGGCAGGACTAGGCCTACTACTCGTCTGCTCTTTATTTTGAGCGAAAGGACGTTTGGCTCCGCCTACCCGACATCGCGCTCAATAATTTACACACGTTGCGAGGTTCAGATTTACTCCAGTCTGTTTTGGAGCATATCTGTGTACTGGCCTTAACATCTGTTCCTGATGTCATGAGTAATTCGGACTGAAAGATAATTCTGTTCCGTTCGCTCCGAGAAGCAAGTGAaggtgtgtttgtttctttctgtttagtTCTTCTAGGACATATATTTTTCCTCATAACCACTTAGATATCTCAGTTTTTACCTGCTTAAAGTACATGTACAGGCGTGATGATAATATTGATAAAATACGTGCAGTTAGGGCTTCACCTACAGCAGGTTTGGTATTACTAGATGTTTAGCACGAACAGCTGTGATTATATCCAAACACggtaatacaagaaaataaaataaattttttttagattgttttgTACATTGAAAGCTgcaatttttcttcctctcgTTTAGATACGATTagatttactattttaaaactgtctttaGAATGTTCTTGtcatttccttttaaagaaagaaacaagaatgtCCTTATCACCTTAAGAGCACTTTATCCTAACTTAAAGAATGCGTGATAAACTGTCTCAACCGGCTGAAAAAATAgtgtaaaaattaatattaaaagacCTATGAGCAAACCTAACCTTtcgataattattttttgttgctgttgttgttgttgttgagctGGATTCAATGCATTTGAGTTATGTGTCCTTTACTTTTAGAAGAGGCAGCAGCTATGTCTTTATTTGCCGAAGAAAATTCAGCTTCATCATCCAGTAAGTCTCCAGAAATAGAGCTTGATGATTTTTCTACGCCCACGAGTTTAAAAAATGGTAAAGATATGTTAGAAATAACCGTGTGAAACTCTAGTGGATACATGCTTGTGATCTGGATGTATGAGCAGACAGATGTATGAGCAGACAGATGGCCAAAATGAGACATAACTAGATTAAAATGATATACATTGTAAGAGACAGTAATTTTATAGTTATATGCACAAACATGTAATGTCGTAGACAATAAGTAGAATAATATTGGTGCCATTGTATTTGACTGTaattaaactgttaaaaattacTGGAAACTCATTTAGTTTCATGTTTACGATTGCATTTATAATAAGTAGATAATGTTTTTAAGAgatgataatttattttattcagaaagTGAATGTAACGCGCTAGAAGATCCCGCCTGGCGTATTGTAATCGTGGGGAAGACTGGGAATGGAAAAAGCAGCCTTGGAAACATCATTCTTCGTTGTCAAGACGACACGTTTGTGATCGGCAGTGGGATGaacagcacaacaacaaagcaCTCAGTGAAAAGGAACCTCTCAGAAAATCTTGAAGTAATGCTAAATAATGTATTAATGCAAGCCTGCCTattgaatatttgtgtttgctatTTAATGAGCAGCTTCGTCAAGGACCCCTGgttagtttgtattttatttacgaCTTAGGCAACTTGCTATATAGAGTATGACACACTCATGACTAAAGTAAAGACAAATGTCGTCgtgaatatgtttttgtgtaataggtaaactaaaacaaaaatttccatttttatattttcttgcatgttgATCTTTTTTAAGGTTCGTTTTGTTACTTTATGTATGGGCAATGTATCTTAAATCCCTGCTCGTTTAAGAATGCCTTTGTTGAATATGTCTTTCTAGGTAGTCGACACACCAGATCCTGTTAACTGTGATATGGATGAATCTACTGCTAAACTGGAAGTTACCCAGTGGAAAGGTTGTACTAACATGGGAGTGGTAGTGGTCATTCGCTGTGACGTTCGGTACACCGCCGAGGAATATGCTATCTACAAACAGATCAAAGAGCACTGGGGGTCTGACTTCTGTAAACACCTCGTGGTGGCCTTCACGTTTGGGGACAGGCTCGAGCAAGACCTAGACGACTTCGGGAAACAGCTGGAGAACGGGTGCCCTGAGGTGGTGAACGTGCTACGTGATGCGAATCAGCAATATGTTGTTTTTGACTGCTCCGCAGGAAAGTATGATGAACCCCGGCACAAACATTCCGTAGATAAACTTATGAAACTTATCAAAACGGAAATACCGTCAACGAGTGGTTACATATCTTGGTTATATTGCACTACGGTAGGTAAGACCCGTAAATTAATTGCAAATACTCCTATTTTAAGTAAACTTGTTACTGCCCACCCACAAGACATGAATACCTGAATTCTCAGCAGAGGTGTGAGGCTAAAGGAAAGAGTCAGACTTCTCCTTCTACATGTCCTTATGTTGCAACGATGAACTTGTCACTTCCTTGCCATTTGGCAATTACGCTCTAAAACACCTTTCACCACATCATAATTTCTTAGTCACTTTTATTAAGACTGACATTGGGGTATAGGCATGCAGGTTAAAGTCCCAGTAAAAAGAGGCTTAAGTATTAAAATGAGTGTATAATCGTTTCCGATTATCTTGATTTTCTTGTGAAAATGTTAGAATTTAGTAGAAATGTTACTCGGTCTGCTGACATGTTGGTAGAGTTCGCTTCAACACATACCTATAATTTATTGTGAGTAACATATTTATTAAGTACTGCAAAGGGTTAGAGGTTCATAGGGACACTTACTGGTCGTTatgtttttctattgtttgttCTCGTTATTTTGCttcttcgtttctttctttattatcaaTAAACTAATAAAGTAAGAACTGGCGTACAGTTGTCTATATTTACTGTTTAgaacagggatgcacaacctacggcccgctggccatatccggcccgcgaaacttctgcccacagtgcaggaaatcggcatgttagtattaaagaagactaaaaaaaacgaaaaaaggaagaagaagtatttatccccacgtagggagcgtttcccaatcttttttttcggcTGGAGATGTGAGAGGAAGAActtttcgattcagttctccgacttggtgtctctacgatgaggccggacattcagaagttggtttcgggaaaacaacttcaatatcccctaattactacataattatgGTAAGCGGGTCACACttgtttctattaaaaaaatggtatctgctctatttttttttttccttttgtattttttgcggtgaagtggcccgcgacacggctgtccgaaatggatatggcccgcaggccgaaaaaggttgtgcatcactggtTCAGAAGATACCATACGGTATTGTTCCCAGTCAGCAACATAAATTATATCACAATGAGATTAAGAACACGAAAATGCTGAGCACACTAGGAAAAGCAAGTAATTAGTGGTCTCTCATCCGTTTTTCCTGCCTGCCGACAAAATGTTTCACCTGACATATTCTAATCAAATATTTGCTAAACCTTCTGTTATATATTTTCTACACTCTCCCTTTGTGTCAAGGTGTGTGTACTAACGTGAGAGGAAatagtgagtgaaagtgtgtgagtAAAGAattggagaaataaaggattatTGGTGAAAAGCACAGGGTGAGCCCCATGAAACCAGTGTGTACTATCCATTTCATTTCACTTCCAATCATGTAAGGATGTACCGGGGACCATCCGGTACCTTACTAGACTTGGTATTATACAAATTTCTCATTCCACTACAGagcaaaacacaacaaaaatggcaaaaaaatgATCAGAAATAACACGTCtaacttttaacatttaatgtttaaacatttgtaaatgaagagttaaaaatattgaactaaagacacacagacatattggTATTAAAAACAATCGGCgaaaaaaacacacttttgatGAGCCTTTCTATAAGAGTCATGCGATACCtatttgacaaatatttaacGATGTTATTTTGTGGTTGATTTTAAATGCTACTGTGTACAGAATGTTTTCATAAGATCTTGTTTCTGTTTCACCTGACATTCTAACGAAATATTGGCTAAACCTATATTATCTCTTGCCTGGCACcttctttaataaaataagacCCATTTCCAGGTCTATCCATCAAACTCTATTAAACAGAAAGTTAAGTTTTGCTGCATCTAATTCAAACACCGACGTTGTGTTCATCTACCCTCTAACTTACATCCATTGGTGTGGATGTGGGGTTGCACTCtatactttattttcttcctccaCATCCAAGTCAACAGATCGTGTGACGAGTATTTAGTCAGCGAGGCGTCAAggcaaagggaagcaactcgaTACCCGCCTTTCTGTCTGGGTTGTCTAGGTTATCAATGTTCACATTCTTATTATAGCTCATTAGTATACAacttataataaattatattcatATATAACTATGGGGTGATTTAAAATTACATccaaaaaaataagtattatttGTCTTTATGAAGTGTAATCTACAACTAAGaaaggtgttttattttttgtttcaattaGTCGGAGCAGACGACGTGATATGGAGTGTTATTTGTGATTGGATGTTTTGTGTGACTTTCATTCACGTGACTTTGGTGATGGGGGCGTGGGTATTATTGATTTGAGGTTAGGGGAGAGGAAGCCACGCCCACATGTACGGCATGTGGTCCTCGAATGTCATCCTTTAATAAAAATCTATGCCAATATTCCTTCAATCTTGCTACTTTTcgcttaaaaaaatatcaccaCTCACTTTCAGCTTATAAACGTGCGGTCGGGCAGAAAGATGTGCTCACAGGGGCACAAAAGCGTTGCCCTATTTTCACAAAGGAGATAACTTCATCCAACCCAAAATGACATGAGATATGGGGCAACTGAAACAACTTTCATTAATACTTGCATACAGGGTTTTGTCTGGAAGTATcaacatacacaaataattgaaaaattaaaggcatgtttagaaataaacaaagaaattttgctAAATTCTGGCTACCATATAAACAACTTGTTACCGAGACATAAATGCTGatattagtgatatatatatataaatgacttCTTGATAACTTAGAACTATATATGTATTGACATTAGGTTTGTGTGCTCACGTATGATGTGAAGTAAAAGACTTTGCTTCTTAGTTTGAAAACACGAGAATATAAATTACTATGTTGGTGTTaataaaactacagaaaaaaaatatttcaaaacttaTCAGATCATTAAAGGACAAACCTCTGTGCTTGTGTTCTCTCTCTGCCTGACGCTCACGCTCTTTTGCCTAGGCCCTGAACCTGTAATACTAAATTACCACTTTAAATTCTCAGGACTCAATTTATAATGTGAATTATTTGCAGTGAAAAATATATGCAATTCAAAGTATATTTTGaagctaaattttaaaatgatggtTTAAAGAAAACCCCAACCTGTATTAGAACAAAATGatatcttgaattttttttggcCATTTAGatagttttacaaaatattagGATTGTCAGATGTTTGTGACTGTGGTCAACAAGTATCAGTGTTAATGTTCTCTTGTTCgagaaaagcaataaaactattttatagtTTAAGGAAGGATtagaatgatttattttatcgCTAATTCATAGGAATATGCGTTTAAACATAAACTGTTGATTGAACGTTGCAACAATTTCCGCCATAAGGTTGGTTATCTGCAGGATTTAATGACTCAATCTTTCGAAGTGTTAGATAACTAACAGACATCATGCAGCTATCATT
Coding sequences within:
- the LOC112574536 gene encoding immune-associated nucleotide-binding protein 7-like isoform X3; amino-acid sequence: MCPLLLEEAAAMSLFAEENSASSSKSECNALEDPAWRIVIVGKTGNGKSSLGNIILRCQDDTFVIGSGMNSTTTKHSVKRNLSENLEVVDTPDPVNCDMDESTAKLEVTQWKGCTNMGVVVVIRCDVRYTAEEYAIYKQIKEHWGSDFCKHLVVAFTFGDRLEQDLDDFGKQLENGCPEVVNVLRDANQQYVVFDCSAGKYDEPRHKHSVDKLMKLIKTEIPSTSGYISWLYCTTVGKTRKLIANTPILSKLVTAHPQDMNT
- the LOC112574536 gene encoding immune-associated nucleotide-binding protein 7-like isoform X4 codes for the protein MSLFAEENSASSSKSECNALEDPAWRIVIVGKTGNGKSSLGNIILRCQDDTFVIGSGMNSTTTKHSVKRNLSENLEVVDTPDPVNCDMDESTAKLEVTQWKGCTNMGVVVVIRCDVRYTAEEYAIYKQIKEHWGSDFCKHLVVAFTFGDRLEQDLDDFGKQLENGCPEVVNVLRDANQQYVVFDCSAGKYDEPRHKHSVDKLMKLIKTEIPSTSGYISWLYCTTVGKTRKLIANTPILSKLVTAHPQDMNT
- the LOC112574536 gene encoding immune-associated nucleotide-binding protein 8-like isoform X1 encodes the protein MCPLLLEEAAAMSLFAEENSASSSSKSPEIELDDFSTPTSLKNESECNALEDPAWRIVIVGKTGNGKSSLGNIILRCQDDTFVIGSGMNSTTTKHSVKRNLSENLEVVDTPDPVNCDMDESTAKLEVTQWKGCTNMGVVVVIRCDVRYTAEEYAIYKQIKEHWGSDFCKHLVVAFTFGDRLEQDLDDFGKQLENGCPEVVNVLRDANQQYVVFDCSAGKYDEPRHKHSVDKLMKLIKTEIPSTSGYISWLYCTTVGKTRKLIANTPILSKLVTAHPQDMNT
- the LOC112574536 gene encoding immune-associated nucleotide-binding protein 8-like isoform X2 translates to MSLFAEENSASSSSKSPEIELDDFSTPTSLKNESECNALEDPAWRIVIVGKTGNGKSSLGNIILRCQDDTFVIGSGMNSTTTKHSVKRNLSENLEVVDTPDPVNCDMDESTAKLEVTQWKGCTNMGVVVVIRCDVRYTAEEYAIYKQIKEHWGSDFCKHLVVAFTFGDRLEQDLDDFGKQLENGCPEVVNVLRDANQQYVVFDCSAGKYDEPRHKHSVDKLMKLIKTEIPSTSGYISWLYCTTVGKTRKLIANTPILSKLVTAHPQDMNT